From a single Staphylococcus epidermidis genomic region:
- the yaaA gene encoding S4 domain-containing protein YaaA has translation MVQEVVVEGNITLGQFLKTEGIIESGGQAKWFLQDFEVLINGQRETRRGKKLEHNDRIDITDIPEDTGSFLIIHQGEQ, from the coding sequence TTGGTTCAAGAAGTTGTTGTAGAAGGAAATATCACTTTAGGTCAATTTCTTAAAACTGAAGGAATCATAGAATCAGGTGGACAAGCTAAATGGTTTCTACAGGATTTTGAGGTTTTAATTAATGGACAACGTGAAACAAGACGTGGCAAAAAATTAGAACACAACGACCGCATTGATATTACAGATATCCCTGAAGATACGGGTTCCTTTTTAATCATCCATCAAGGTGAACAATGA
- the recF gene encoding DNA replication/repair protein RecF (All proteins in this family for which functions are known are DNA-binding proteins that assist the filamentation of RecA onto DNA for the initiation of recombination or recombinational repair.), producing the protein MKLNTLQLENYRNYEQVTLDCHPEVNILIGENAQGKTNLLESIYTLALAKSHRTSNDKELIRFKSDYAKIEGELSYRHGTMPLTMFITKKGKQVKVNHLEQSRLTQYIGHLNVVLFAPEDLNIVKGSPQIRRRFIDMELGQISAVYLNDLAQYQRILKQKNNYLKQLQIGQKTDTTMLEVLNQQFAEYALKVTLRREHFIKELETLAQPIHAGITNDRETLTLDYVPSLKLSNYEANQSELIEEVLALLNDNLQREKERGVCLYGPHRDDLSFNVNGMDAQTYGSQGQQRTTALSIKLAEIELMNIEVGEYPILLLDDVLSELDDSRQTHLLSTIQHKVQTFVTTTSVEGIDHEIMNNAKLYRISQGEILK; encoded by the coding sequence ATGAAACTTAATACACTCCAATTAGAGAATTATCGTAACTATGAACAGGTGACATTAGATTGTCATCCCGAAGTGAATATCCTTATTGGTGAGAACGCACAAGGAAAGACAAATTTACTTGAATCAATTTATACCTTAGCGCTTGCTAAAAGTCATCGTACGTCAAATGATAAGGAACTCATACGTTTCAAGTCTGATTATGCTAAAATAGAGGGTGAGCTAAGTTATAGACATGGTACGATGCCGCTTACGATGTTTATAACTAAAAAAGGTAAGCAAGTTAAAGTAAATCATCTTGAGCAAAGCAGACTAACTCAATATATTGGACATTTAAATGTCGTCTTATTTGCACCTGAAGATTTAAATATCGTTAAAGGTTCACCACAAATACGTCGACGATTCATAGATATGGAGTTAGGACAAATATCTGCTGTCTATTTGAATGATTTAGCTCAATATCAGCGTATTCTAAAGCAAAAGAACAATTACCTTAAACAGTTACAAATTGGGCAGAAGACAGATACAACAATGTTAGAAGTCTTAAACCAACAATTTGCTGAATATGCACTGAAGGTTACGTTACGTCGAGAGCACTTTATAAAGGAATTAGAAACACTTGCACAACCCATTCATGCAGGTATCACAAATGATCGAGAGACACTGACACTCGATTATGTTCCAAGTTTGAAGTTAAGTAATTATGAAGCCAATCAATCTGAGTTAATTGAAGAAGTATTAGCATTGTTAAATGACAATTTACAAAGAGAAAAAGAACGAGGCGTATGTCTCTATGGCCCACATCGTGATGACTTAAGTTTCAATGTAAATGGCATGGATGCTCAAACGTATGGTTCACAAGGTCAGCAACGTACCACTGCGCTGTCAATTAAGTTGGCAGAAATTGAATTAATGAATATTGAAGTAGGAGAATATCCAATCTTACTTTTAGATGATGTCTTGAGTGAGCTTGATGATTCACGTCAAACACATTTGTTAAGTACGATTCAACATAAAGTACAAACATTTGTGACAACTACGTCAGTTGAAGGAATAGATCATGAAATAATGAATAACGCTAAGTTATACCGTATTAGTCAAGGTGAAATACTAAAGTAA
- the gyrB gene encoding DNA topoisomerase (ATP-hydrolyzing) subunit B produces the protein MVNTLSDVNNTDNYGAGQIQVLEGLEAVRKRPGMYIGSTSERGLHHLVWEIVDNSIDEALAGYASHIEVVIEKDNWIKVTDNGRGIPVDIQEKMGRPAVEVILTVLHAGGKFGGGGYKVSGGLHGVGSSVVNALSQDLEVYVHRNGTIYHQAYKQGVPQFDLKEIGDTDKTGTAIRFKADKEIFTETTVYNYETLQKRIRELAFLNKGIQITLKDEREEEVREDSYHYEGGIKSYVDLLNENKEPLHDEPIYIHQSKDDIEVEIALQYNSGYATNLLTYANNIHTYEGGTHEDGFKRALTRVLNSYGTQSKIIKEDKDRLSGEDTREGLTAVVSIKHGDPQFEGQTKTKLGNSEVRQVVDRLFSEHFERFLYENPSVGRIIVEKGIMASRARVAAKKAREVTRRKSALDVSSLPGKLADCSSKNPEESEIFLVEGDSAGGSTKSGRDSRTQAILPLRGKILNVEKARLDRILNNNEIRQMITAFGTGIGGEFDISKARYHKIVIMTDADVDGAHIRTLLLTFFYRFMRPLIEAGYVYIAQPPLYKLTQGKQKYYVFNDRELDKLKQELNPSPKWSIARYKGLGEMNADQLWETTMNPEHRSMLQVRLEDAIDADQTFEMLMGDVVENRRQFIEDNAVYANLDF, from the coding sequence ATGGTGAATACATTGTCAGATGTAAACAACACAGATAATTATGGTGCTGGACAGATACAAGTTTTAGAAGGTCTCGAAGCGGTTCGTAAAAGACCGGGTATGTATATTGGTTCAACTTCAGAAAGAGGGTTGCACCATTTAGTATGGGAAATTGTTGATAATAGTATTGACGAGGCATTAGCAGGTTATGCTAGTCATATTGAAGTTGTAATTGAGAAAGACAATTGGATTAAAGTTACTGACAATGGCCGTGGTATTCCTGTTGATATTCAAGAAAAGATGGGACGCCCTGCTGTCGAAGTTATCTTAACTGTACTTCACGCTGGAGGTAAATTCGGAGGTGGCGGATACAAAGTATCTGGCGGTCTTCACGGTGTTGGATCTTCAGTTGTTAATGCACTCTCACAAGATCTTGAAGTTTATGTACATCGTAATGGCACGATTTATCATCAAGCCTATAAACAAGGTGTGCCACAATTTGATCTTAAAGAAATTGGCGATACAGATAAAACAGGTACAGCTATTCGATTCAAAGCCGATAAAGAAATCTTTACAGAGACAACAGTTTATAACTATGAAACACTTCAAAAGCGTATACGTGAGCTTGCTTTCTTAAATAAAGGTATTCAAATTACTTTAAAAGATGAAAGAGAAGAGGAAGTTAGAGAAGACTCATATCATTATGAAGGCGGGATTAAATCCTATGTAGATTTATTAAATGAGAATAAAGAACCTCTTCACGATGAACCTATATATATCCATCAGTCTAAAGACGATATTGAAGTGGAAATTGCACTTCAATATAACAGTGGATATGCAACCAACTTATTAACGTATGCGAATAATATTCATACATACGAGGGTGGTACGCATGAAGATGGCTTTAAACGTGCTTTAACACGCGTTTTAAATAGCTATGGTACGCAAAGTAAGATTATTAAAGAGGATAAAGATAGACTTTCAGGTGAAGATACACGGGAAGGTTTAACAGCAGTCGTATCAATTAAACATGGCGATCCTCAGTTTGAAGGACAAACTAAAACAAAATTAGGAAACTCTGAAGTACGTCAAGTTGTTGATAGATTATTTTCTGAACACTTTGAACGTTTCTTATATGAGAATCCATCTGTAGGACGCATTATTGTTGAAAAGGGTATTATGGCTTCACGCGCACGTGTGGCTGCCAAAAAAGCACGTGAAGTTACGCGTCGTAAATCAGCATTAGACGTTTCAAGCTTACCAGGTAAATTGGCAGATTGTTCTAGTAAGAACCCTGAAGAAAGTGAAATTTTCTTGGTAGAAGGTGACTCTGCCGGGGGGTCTACTAAATCTGGTCGTGATTCAAGAACACAAGCCATTTTACCTTTAAGAGGTAAAATTTTGAATGTGGAAAAAGCACGTTTAGATCGTATCTTAAACAATAACGAAATTCGTCAAATGATTACTGCATTTGGTACGGGTATTGGAGGAGAATTCGATATATCAAAAGCACGTTATCATAAAATCGTAATCATGACTGATGCCGATGTTGATGGTGCACATATACGTACGTTATTACTTACATTCTTCTATCGTTTCATGAGACCTTTAATTGAAGCGGGCTACGTTTATATTGCTCAGCCGCCTTTATATAAACTAACACAAGGAAAACAAAAATATTATGTATTTAACGATAGAGAACTAGACAAGTTGAAACAAGAATTAAACCCGTCACCAAAATGGTCAATTGCACGTTACAAAGGTCTTGGTGAAATGAACGCAGACCAATTATGGGAAACGACTATGAATCCTGAACATCGCTCTATGTTGCAAGTGAGACTTGAAGATGCAATTGATGCAGACCAAACATTTGAAATGTTAATGGGCGATGTAGTAGAAAATCGCAGACAATTTATCGAAGACAATGCAGTTTATGCCAACCTAGATTTCTAG
- the gyrA gene encoding DNA gyrase subunit A: MAELPQSRINERNITSEMRESFLDYAMSVIVSRALPDVRDGLKPVHRRILYGLNEQGMTPDKPYKKSARIVGDVMGKYHPHGDSSIYEAMVRMAQDFSYRYPLVDGQGNFGSMDGDGAAAMRYTEARMTKITLELLRDINKDTIDFIDNYDGNEREPSVLPARFPNLLVNGAAGIAVGMATNIPPHNLTEVIDGVLSLSKNPDITINELMEDIQGPDFPTAGLVLGKSGIRRAYETGRGSIQMRSRAEIEERGGGRQRIVVTEIPFQVNKARMIEKIAELVRDKKIDGITDLRDETSLRTGVRVVIDVRKDANASVILNNLYKQTPLQTSFGVNMIALVNGRPKLINLKEALIHYLEHQKTVVRRRTEYNLKKARDRAHILEGLRIALDHIDEIITTIRESDTDKIAMASLQERFKLTERQAQAILDMRLRRLTGLERDKIESEYNELLEYIKELEEILADEEVLLQLVRDELTEIKERFGDERRTEIQLGGLEDLEDEDLIPEEQIVITLSHNNYIKRLPVSTYRSQNRGGRGIQGMNTLDEDFVSQLVTMSTHDHVLFFTNKGRVYKLKGYEVPELSRQSKGIPIINAIELENDETISTMIAVKDLESEEDYLVFATKQGIVKRSSLSNFSRINKNGKIAINFKEDDELIAVRLTTGNEDILIGTAHASLIRFSESTLRPLGRTAAGVKGISLREGDTVVGLDVADSESEDEVLVVTENGYGKRTPVSEYRLSNRGGKGIKTATITERNGNIVCITTVTGEEDLMVVTNAGVIIRLDVHDISQNGRAAQGVRLMKLGDGQFVSTVAKVNEEDDNEENADEAQQSTTTETADVEEVVDDQTPGNAIHTEGDAEMESVESPENDDRIDIRQDFMDRVNEDIESASDNEEDSDE, from the coding sequence ATGGCTGAATTACCTCAATCAAGAATTAATGAACGAAATATAACCAGTGAAATGCGTGAATCATTCTTAGACTATGCTATGAGTGTTATCGTTTCTCGTGCATTACCTGATGTTAGAGACGGATTAAAGCCAGTACATCGTCGTATTCTTTATGGTTTAAATGAACAAGGTATGACGCCCGATAAACCTTATAAGAAATCTGCACGTATAGTCGGGGATGTCATGGGTAAATATCACCCTCATGGTGATTCTTCAATTTATGAAGCAATGGTAAGAATGGCCCAAGACTTTAGTTATCGTTATCCACTTGTAGATGGTCAAGGTAACTTTGGCTCTATGGATGGTGACGGGGCAGCCGCAATGCGTTATACCGAAGCACGTATGACTAAAATAACATTAGAACTTTTACGTGATATCAACAAAGACACAATTGATTTTATTGACAACTATGATGGTAATGAAAGAGAGCCGTCAGTCTTACCTGCACGTTTCCCTAACTTACTAGTAAATGGTGCGGCAGGAATTGCCGTAGGTATGGCTACAAATATTCCTCCCCACAATTTAACTGAAGTTATTGATGGTGTGCTCAGTTTAAGTAAGAATCCAGACATCACAATTAATGAGCTGATGGAAGACATCCAAGGTCCTGATTTTCCTACAGCCGGTTTAGTACTAGGGAAAAGTGGTATTCGTCGAGCTTATGAAACAGGTCGTGGGTCAATTCAAATGCGTTCTCGTGCTGAAATAGAAGAACGTGGTGGTGGCCGTCAACGTATTGTCGTAACGGAAATACCTTTCCAAGTCAATAAAGCGCGTATGATTGAAAAAATCGCAGAGTTAGTTAGAGATAAGAAAATCGACGGTATTACAGATTTACGTGATGAAACAAGTTTGCGTACAGGTGTAAGAGTAGTTATTGATGTACGTAAAGATGCAAATGCGAGTGTTATTTTAAATAATTTATATAAACAAACTCCATTACAAACATCATTTGGTGTGAATATGATTGCTTTAGTGAATGGTAGACCTAAACTAATCAATTTAAAAGAAGCACTTATCCATTACTTAGAACACCAAAAAACAGTGGTTAGACGACGTACTGAATATAATCTTAAAAAAGCAAGAGACCGTGCCCATATTCTAGAAGGTTTACGAATAGCACTAGATCATATTGATGAAATTATCACAACAATTCGTGAATCGGACACTGATAAAATTGCGATGGCAAGTTTACAAGAGCGTTTTAAACTAACTGAACGTCAAGCTCAAGCAATTTTAGATATGCGTTTAAGACGTTTAACTGGATTAGAAAGAGATAAAATAGAATCTGAGTATAATGAACTTCTAGAATATATTAAAGAGTTAGAAGAGATTTTAGCTGATGAAGAAGTACTATTACAATTAGTTCGTGATGAATTGACTGAAATTAAAGAACGTTTCGGCGATGAACGTCGCACTGAAATTCAATTAGGTGGTCTAGAAGATCTTGAAGATGAAGACTTAATCCCTGAAGAACAAATTGTTATTACATTAAGTCATAATAACTATATTAAACGTTTACCAGTATCTACATATCGTTCTCAAAATCGTGGTGGTCGTGGCATACAAGGTATGAACACGTTGGATGAGGACTTCGTTAGTCAATTGGTAACAATGAGTACACATGATCATGTTCTGTTCTTTACGAATAAAGGTCGTGTATATAAACTCAAAGGTTATGAAGTTCCTGAGTTGTCACGTCAATCCAAAGGCATACCTATTATTAATGCGATTGAACTCGAAAATGACGAAACAATAAGTACGATGATTGCAGTTAAAGACCTTGAAAGTGAAGAAGATTATCTCGTATTCGCGACAAAACAAGGTATCGTTAAACGTTCATCATTAAGTAACTTCTCCCGTATTAACAAAAACGGTAAAATTGCAATTAACTTTAAAGAAGATGATGAATTAATTGCAGTACGTCTAACAACAGGTAATGAAGATATTCTTATTGGAACTGCACATGCATCATTAATTAGATTTTCTGAATCTACATTACGCCCATTAGGCCGTACAGCAGCAGGTGTGAAAGGTATTTCTCTACGTGAAGGGGATACTGTCGTTGGTCTTGATGTTGCAGATTCAGAAAGTGAAGATGAAGTATTAGTAGTTACTGAAAATGGTTACGGTAAACGTACACCTGTTAGCGAATATCGTTTATCAAATCGTGGTGGTAAAGGAATCAAAACTGCGACAATTACCGAGCGTAATGGTAACATCGTTTGTATCACAACTGTAACCGGTGAAGAGGATTTAATGGTTGTAACTAACGCTGGTGTTATTATTCGTCTTGACGTTCATGATATTTCTCAAAATGGACGTGCAGCACAAGGTGTACGCCTTATGAAACTCGGAGATGGTCAATTTGTTTCTACTGTTGCTAAAGTAAACGAAGAAGACGATAATGAGGAAAATGCAGATGAAGCGCAACAATCTACTACTACTGAAACAGCAGATGTAGAAGAGGTAGTGGATGATCAGACACCAGGCAATGCGATTCATACAGAAGGTGATGCAGAAATGGAATCTGTAGAATCTCCTGAAAATGATGATCGTATTGATATCAGACAAGATTTTATGGATAGAGTGAATGAAGATATCGAGAGTGCTTCAGATAATGAAGAAGATAGTGATGAATAA
- a CDS encoding NAD(P)H-hydrate dehydratase — protein MKTLDSVNIPIRKDETHKGDYGKILLIGGSANMGGAIMLAARACVYSGSGLITVATHPNNHAALHSRCPEAMVIDINDTKMLTKMIEATDSILIGPGLGVDFKGNNAITFLLQNIQPHQNLIVDGDAITIFSKLKPQIPTCRVIFTPHQKEWERLSGIPIEEQTYERNLEAVERIGATVVLKQHGTEIYFCNDDVYKLPIGTPAMATGGMGDTLAGMITSFVGQFDNFKEAVTSATYMHSFIGEKLSDTMYVVPPSRLISEIPYVMKQLEG, from the coding sequence ATGAAAACGTTAGATTCTGTTAATATTCCTATAAGAAAAGACGAAACACATAAAGGTGACTATGGTAAAATTTTATTAATCGGTGGATCAGCCAATATGGGTGGCGCAATCATGCTTGCTGCACGCGCTTGCGTTTATAGTGGAAGTGGGCTCATTACTGTAGCAACACACCCAAATAATCATGCTGCGCTACATTCTCGTTGTCCTGAGGCGATGGTTATAGATATTAATGATACTAAAATGCTTACGAAAATGATTGAAGCAACTGATAGTATCCTTATCGGTCCAGGTCTTGGAGTAGATTTCAAAGGTAATAATGCCATCACGTTTTTACTTCAAAATATACAACCACATCAAAATTTAATTGTTGACGGAGATGCTATAACAATATTCAGTAAGTTAAAACCTCAAATTCCTACATGTCGTGTTATATTCACCCCACATCAAAAGGAATGGGAGCGTTTGAGCGGTATACCTATTGAAGAACAGACATATGAACGTAACCTTGAAGCGGTAGAACGTATTGGCGCGACAGTAGTATTAAAACAACATGGTACGGAAATCTATTTCTGCAATGATGATGTCTATAAATTACCTATTGGCACACCTGCTATGGCTACAGGTGGTATGGGTGATACACTTGCGGGCATGATTACAAGCTTCGTAGGCCAATTTGATAATTTTAAAGAAGCTGTTACAAGTGCAACTTACATGCATAGTTTTATCGGTGAAAAATTATCTGACACAATGTATGTTGTTCCACCTTCACGTCTAATTAGTGAAATACCGTATGTGATGAAACAACTTGAAGGTTAA
- the serS gene encoding serine--tRNA ligase has translation MLDIRLFRNEPEKVKSKIELRGDDPKVVDQVLELDEQRRELISKTEEMKAKRNKVSEEIAQKKRNKEDADDVIAEMRHLGDEIKDIDNQLNEVDNKIRDILIRIPNLINEDVPQGDSDEENVEVKKWGTPRDFEFEPKAHWDLVEELKMADFERAAKVSGARFVYLTKDGALLERALMNYMLTKHTTQHGYTEMMTPQLVNADTMFGTGQLPKFEEDLFKVEKEGLYTIPTAEVPLTNFYRDEIIQPGVLPELFTAQTACFRSEAGSAGRDTRGLIRLHQFDKVEMVRIVQPEDSWNALEEMTQNAEAILEELGLPYRRVILCTGDIGFSASKTYDLEVWLPSYNDYKEISSCSNCTDFQARRANIRFKRDAASKPELVHTLNGSGLAVGRTFAAIVENYQNEDGTLTIPEALVPFMGGKTKIEKPIK, from the coding sequence ATGTTAGACATTCGTTTATTTAGAAATGAACCTGAGAAAGTGAAGAGCAAAATTGAATTAAGAGGCGACGATCCTAAAGTTGTCGACCAAGTTTTAGAATTAGATGAACAACGCCGTGAATTAATCAGTAAAACTGAAGAGATGAAGGCGAAAAGAAATAAAGTGAGCGAAGAAATAGCTCAAAAGAAACGTAATAAAGAAGACGCTGATGACGTCATTGCTGAGATGCGTCATTTAGGTGATGAAATTAAAGATATCGATAATCAACTTAATGAAGTAGATAATAAAATTAGAGATATCTTAATTCGTATTCCTAACTTAATTAATGAAGACGTACCTCAAGGTGATTCTGATGAAGAAAACGTTGAAGTTAAAAAATGGGGTACGCCACGTGATTTTGAATTTGAACCAAAAGCGCACTGGGATTTAGTTGAAGAATTAAAAATGGCTGACTTTGAACGTGCTGCTAAAGTATCTGGTGCTCGTTTCGTATACTTAACTAAAGATGGCGCATTACTTGAACGTGCTTTAATGAATTACATGTTGACAAAACATACAACGCAACATGGTTATACTGAAATGATGACACCTCAATTAGTGAATGCTGATACGATGTTTGGAACAGGTCAATTACCTAAATTTGAAGAAGATTTATTTAAAGTTGAAAAAGAAGGCTTATATACGATTCCAACTGCAGAAGTACCTTTAACAAACTTCTATAGAGATGAAATTATTCAACCAGGTGTACTACCTGAATTATTTACAGCTCAAACTGCATGTTTCCGTAGTGAAGCAGGATCAGCTGGTAGAGATACTAGAGGGTTAATTCGTTTACATCAATTTGATAAAGTTGAAATGGTTCGTATTGTACAACCTGAAGATTCTTGGAATGCTTTAGAAGAAATGACACAAAATGCTGAAGCTATTCTTGAAGAATTAGGTTTACCATACCGTCGTGTTATCTTATGTACTGGCGATATTGGTTTCAGTGCTAGTAAAACATATGATTTAGAAGTTTGGTTACCAAGTTACAATGATTATAAAGAAATCAGTTCTTGCTCTAACTGTACTGATTTCCAAGCACGTCGCGCAAATATCAGATTCAAACGTGATGCTGCTTCTAAACCAGAATTAGTACACACATTAAATGGTAGTGGTTTAGCAGTAGGTCGTACATTTGCAGCCATCGTTGAAAACTATCAAAACGAAGATGGTACATTAACAATTCCTGAAGCATTAGTACCATTTATGGGTGGCAAAACTAAAATTGAAAAACCAATCAAATAA
- the sph gene encoding sphingomyelin phosphodiesterase — protein sequence MNWQRKCILTTLLVLSSLFLVFSTITYASERDFKDSLKITTHNVYFLPTAIYPNWGQSQRADLISKADYIQNQDVVILNELFDKKASKRLSTRLHSQYPYQTPIVGKGTEGWQNTSGTYRKIKKVSGGVGIVSKWPIVQQEQHIYKKGCGADMAGNKGFAYIKINKNGKYHHIIGTHLQAEDPTCFKGKDKDIRQSQMSEIKQFIKDKNIPKNEPVYIGGDLNVIKDSDEYQQMANNLNVSLPTQFDGNAYSWDTSSNSIAKYNYPKLEPQHLDYILLDRDHAQPSSWHNDTHRVKSPEWSVKSWGKTYKYNDYSDHYPLSGYASNE from the coding sequence TTGAATTGGCAACGTAAATGTATACTAACTACTTTGTTGGTTTTAAGTAGTTTATTTTTAGTATTTTCGACTATCACATATGCGAGTGAACGTGATTTTAAAGACAGTCTTAAAATCACTACACATAACGTGTATTTCTTACCTACTGCTATCTACCCTAATTGGGGACAATCTCAGCGCGCTGATTTAATTTCAAAAGCAGATTACATTCAAAATCAAGATGTCGTGATTCTAAATGAATTATTTGATAAAAAAGCTTCAAAAAGATTGTCAACACGTCTACATTCACAGTACCCTTATCAAACACCTATCGTTGGTAAAGGTACAGAAGGTTGGCAAAATACTTCTGGTACTTATAGAAAAATTAAAAAAGTAAGTGGTGGCGTTGGTATTGTGAGTAAATGGCCTATCGTACAACAAGAACAACATATTTATAAAAAAGGTTGTGGGGCTGATATGGCAGGTAATAAAGGCTTTGCCTACATTAAAATTAATAAGAATGGCAAATACCACCATATTATCGGAACACATCTACAAGCTGAAGATCCAACATGCTTTAAAGGAAAAGATAAAGACATTAGACAGAGTCAAATGAGTGAAATTAAACAGTTTATAAAAGACAAGAATATCCCTAAAAATGAACCCGTCTATATCGGTGGTGACTTAAATGTCATTAAAGATTCAGATGAATATCAACAAATGGCAAATAACTTAAATGTTTCATTACCTACTCAATTCGATGGTAATGCATATAGTTGGGATACTAGCAGTAATAGTATTGCGAAATATAATTATCCTAAATTAGAACCTCAACACTTAGATTATATTTTATTAGATCGTGACCATGCACAACCAAGCTCATGGCATAATGATACACATAGAGTGAAGTCACCAGAATGGTCCGTGAAATCTTGGGGAAAAACATACAAATACAATGATTACTCAGATCATTACCCACTCTCAGGCTATGCATCAAATGAATAG